A region of Shewanella psychromarinicola DNA encodes the following proteins:
- a CDS encoding phosphate-starvation-inducible PsiE family protein, with product MKHEELPQDHSDQLLKVLHRTIRFAIRILAVLMVLVIFWSVADVVYVIYSKVIVPPYFLLDAEDILETFGAFMLVLIAVEIFINIRLYLGSNIIPVELVIATALMAVARKVIVLDLKLVSSEHIIGLALVTIALGISYWLVKQRNASQT from the coding sequence ATGAAACATGAAGAGTTACCACAAGATCATTCTGATCAATTATTAAAAGTACTGCATCGCACGATCCGATTTGCGATAAGAATACTTGCCGTGTTGATGGTATTAGTCATTTTTTGGAGCGTTGCAGACGTTGTCTATGTTATCTATAGCAAAGTGATAGTACCCCCGTATTTTCTCCTCGATGCTGAAGATATTCTTGAGACTTTTGGCGCTTTTATGCTTGTGCTCATAGCCGTTGAAATCTTTATTAATATTCGTTTATACCTTGGGTCAAATATTATCCCAGTAGAATTAGTGATTGCCACCGCTCTTATGGCTGTAGCGCGGAAAGTTATCGTGTTAGATCTTAAACTTGTTTCTTCAGAACACATCATAGGTCTTGCTTTGGTAACAATTGCATTGGGCATATCATACTGGTTAGTAAAACAAAGAAACGCATCCCAAACCTGA
- a CDS encoding YbjQ family protein, whose protein sequence is MIISNTPEISGYKIVESINLVTGSMVQSKHIGRDIMARLKTIIGGEVAGYTEMLIEAREEALRRMMTQAKSKGANAVVNVRFTTSAIAVGMSELLVYGTAVVVEKS, encoded by the coding sequence ATGATCATCTCAAACACCCCCGAAATTTCTGGCTATAAAATTGTTGAATCAATCAACCTTGTCACCGGAAGCATGGTTCAGTCAAAACATATCGGTAGAGATATTATGGCGAGACTCAAAACCATCATTGGTGGTGAAGTGGCTGGTTATACTGAAATGCTGATCGAGGCCAGAGAGGAAGCATTGAGACGAATGATGACACAAGCAAAAAGCAAAGGTGCTAATGCTGTTGTCAACGTAAGATTTACGACAAGCGCTATTGCAGTTGGCATGTCAGAACTTTTAGTTTATGGAACTGCCGTTGTTGTAGAGAAAAGCTAA
- a CDS encoding NADH:flavin oxidoreductase, which translates to MSTLFTETRIGKMRLKNRFIRSATWENMATEDGHMTDKLYAIYEELAKGEVGLIVTGYANIVEEEKPNAGMMGMYNDSFIDEYKKLTELVHRNDAKIVMQLAYGGTKTTHNVGERVIYAPSEVCERGTQTLGKAMTKDEIDYIIKAFAQASRRAQQSGFDGVEIHAAHSYLINQFLSPYYNQRQDEYGGSLDNRIRLLVEIYAEIRKLVGNEYPILVKLTASEFFDGGLTFDETRIICKKLAAIGVDAIIISGNIHGKASTMIGESFDGYNIQQQGYFHEYGQVISAEVNVPIITVGGLSDISAIEEIANTTNIQCFAISRPLLAEPHLIKRWKEGNRAPVDCERCSKCRTRRGNFCVVHKKR; encoded by the coding sequence TTGAGTACTTTGTTTACAGAAACTCGTATTGGCAAAATGAGATTGAAAAACCGCTTTATTAGAAGCGCTACGTGGGAAAATATGGCAACAGAAGATGGCCATATGACGGATAAGCTATACGCTATCTACGAAGAACTTGCCAAAGGCGAAGTCGGCCTAATTGTAACGGGTTATGCCAATATTGTAGAAGAAGAGAAGCCAAATGCCGGCATGATGGGAATGTACAATGATTCCTTTATCGATGAATACAAAAAGCTCACCGAGTTAGTCCACCGCAATGATGCTAAAATAGTGATGCAGCTTGCTTACGGTGGCACAAAAACCACTCACAATGTAGGTGAAAGGGTGATCTATGCGCCGAGTGAAGTGTGTGAAAGAGGCACACAAACATTAGGCAAAGCGATGACTAAAGATGAAATAGATTACATCATTAAGGCATTTGCTCAAGCAAGCAGAAGAGCCCAACAATCAGGGTTTGATGGTGTAGAAATACACGCTGCACATAGCTATTTAATCAATCAGTTCTTGAGCCCATATTACAATCAAAGACAAGATGAATATGGTGGCAGCCTAGACAATCGGATCAGATTATTAGTAGAGATCTATGCTGAGATTAGAAAGCTTGTGGGTAATGAGTATCCAATATTAGTTAAATTGACCGCATCGGAGTTTTTTGATGGTGGGTTAACCTTTGATGAAACACGTATTATTTGTAAAAAGTTAGCCGCCATAGGGGTTGATGCCATTATCATCTCAGGGAATATACATGGCAAAGCAAGCACCATGATTGGCGAATCTTTTGATGGATATAACATTCAACAACAAGGCTATTTTCATGAATATGGGCAAGTTATTAGCGCAGAAGTTAATGTACCCATTATTACCGTTGGTGGATTAAGTGATATTAGTGCGATAGAAGAGATTGCAAATACAACCAATATTCAATGTTTTGCGATCTCAAGACCTTTGCTTGCTGAACCTCATTTAATTAAGCGCTGGAAAGAAGGCAACAGAGCACCTGTTGATTGTGAAAGATGCTCAAAATGTCGCACAAGACGTGGCAATTTTTGTGTTGTCCACAAGAAGAGATAA
- a CDS encoding LysR family transcriptional regulator, which produces MDINENVLNGRITLKMLRYFYAVSQCMHFGQAAEQLNISTSPLSAQIKALESVLDVTLFERTTRHVQLTEVGLILKQECALLFDMFSDSVNKVAKAGRELDNTINIGLMSSVFWTGFGTVLREFKKRYPQYTFNFIELSPEMQKQALSEHRIDIGLARFADTRNIYPLSERLLYAEPMCVLVSDEHPLKMKQSLSMDELINQEFVFMKRTNSASTDMIIERLLDSGFYPKVTQEVIEPTTLMAVVATSTMVSIVPQSYRQHQWHNVCFIPLKEAIQADIYAIYDSRSERESVNVFLAEIPALLSLQNIN; this is translated from the coding sequence ATGGATATTAATGAAAATGTACTAAATGGTCGTATAACATTGAAAATGCTACGTTATTTTTATGCCGTGTCTCAATGTATGCATTTTGGACAAGCTGCAGAACAGCTTAATATTTCAACATCGCCCTTAAGTGCTCAAATTAAAGCCTTAGAGTCGGTGCTTGATGTGACCTTATTTGAGCGAACGACCCGCCATGTTCAGCTCACTGAAGTGGGTTTGATATTAAAACAGGAGTGTGCACTATTATTCGATATGTTTAGTGATTCGGTAAACAAGGTGGCTAAGGCGGGGCGGGAGTTAGATAACACAATCAACATAGGGTTAATGAGCTCGGTCTTTTGGACCGGTTTCGGCACAGTTCTAAGAGAGTTCAAAAAGCGTTATCCGCAATATACCTTTAATTTTATTGAGTTATCGCCAGAGATGCAGAAACAAGCGTTAAGCGAGCATCGTATCGATATAGGATTAGCCCGATTCGCTGATACCCGTAACATTTATCCACTGAGTGAAAGGCTTTTATACGCAGAACCCATGTGTGTTTTGGTGTCGGATGAGCATCCATTGAAAATGAAACAAAGTCTCAGTATGGATGAGCTTATTAATCAAGAGTTTGTGTTTATGAAGCGTACTAACTCTGCATCCACCGATATGATTATTGAGCGACTTTTAGACAGCGGCTTTTACCCTAAGGTGACTCAGGAAGTTATTGAGCCTACGACCTTAATGGCTGTTGTGGCGACGAGCACTATGGTGTCGATTGTGCCTCAAAGTTATCGTCAACATCAATGGCACAATGTGTGTTTTATTCCGTTAAAAGAGGCTATTCAAGCCGATATTTACGCAATTTATGACAGCCGGAGTGAAAGAGAGTCCGTGAATGTATTTTTAGCAGAAATACCCGCTTTACTGAGTTTACAAAATATCAATTAG
- the xapA gene encoding xanthosine phosphorylase yields the protein MKIDPVDNALATISDRKPHFSPKAAFILGSGLGSLADELEDKVCIAYEDLDGFPVSTVEGHSGELVLGRMNGIDVVCMKGRGHYYEHQSMKVMTNPVRTFKRLGCELLIVTNAAGSLRPETIDVGSLVIFNDHINTMPGTPMTGRNDDTYGPRFFSLANAYDKSLRMQALAVAKKEGINATEGVFVSYSGPNFETAAEIRMMQIIGGDVVGMSVVPEVISAAHCNLPVLAICAITNMAEGLGDVALSHEQTLKCAKLAQNDFINLIKAFMAEHF from the coding sequence ATGAAGATCGATCCTGTAGACAATGCGCTAGCCACCATTTCAGATCGTAAACCACATTTTAGTCCCAAGGCTGCATTCATCTTAGGTTCCGGCTTGGGAAGCCTTGCCGACGAACTGGAAGACAAAGTTTGTATTGCCTATGAAGATCTTGATGGCTTCCCTGTCAGCACTGTCGAAGGTCACTCTGGCGAGTTAGTGCTGGGGCGAATGAATGGTATTGACGTTGTTTGCATGAAAGGCCGCGGCCATTACTACGAACACCAAAGCATGAAAGTCATGACCAATCCGGTGCGTACTTTTAAACGTTTAGGCTGCGAACTGCTCATTGTGACCAATGCTGCAGGGTCTTTACGGCCCGAAACTATTGACGTCGGATCCCTGGTTATCTTCAACGATCACATCAATACCATGCCAGGCACACCCATGACAGGTCGTAATGATGACACCTATGGCCCACGCTTTTTTAGCTTAGCGAATGCTTATGATAAATCCTTACGTATGCAAGCATTGGCGGTGGCAAAAAAAGAGGGTATTAATGCCACCGAAGGAGTTTTTGTCTCTTACAGTGGACCGAATTTCGAAACGGCTGCCGAAATCCGCATGATGCAGATAATCGGCGGAGACGTAGTCGGAATGTCTGTGGTACCTGAGGTCATATCAGCTGCTCACTGTAATCTCCCGGTACTGGCTATCTGTGCTATCACTAATATGGCAGAAGGCCTAGGAGATGTAGCCCTATCCCATGAACAAACACTGAAGTGTGCAAAGTTAGCGCAGAATGACTTTATCAATCTCATCAAAGCATTTATGGCAGAACATTTTTGA